A genomic window from Diorhabda sublineata isolate icDioSubl1.1 chromosome 8, icDioSubl1.1, whole genome shotgun sequence includes:
- the LOC130447979 gene encoding F-box only protein 28 produces MSQISYILCIPEIALEKIFSFLTYDEIAKNRIVCKTFNDVGSKLLSRSFYQLEKRHAAIHKRFKSLLPRRESERKSHPLSRHCDILQAVETRLSMLSMTYKKYIESNMLCFIPGKVLDEIKGLLKLVETNQNPPRTHQLLQELRDLSSMAMEHFDEHILPRLQEQVDLRSGDISYSTAASGSKTSRFIFAHNSLSNEIRKVKKQSKSHKYHISYLAQSTQKLTQKLKKQNKHMKTQFLKIQEQANKIQEQNTKIREQEAALAEMKKHIEEWDQKHKDLHTELVRAKEDFMSIGAREKTPIVQQKLYKPHRTPVLSTYLDLERKRKGTTSNDVPVKQIKTDDKDVRFKNEISDDDDCGSKFTRSKFGQIVASLLLSQPINSKNRKRKMQEDLDL; encoded by the exons ATGTCCCAGATATCATACATATTATGTATTCCGGAGATTGcactggaaaaaatattttcatttttaacttaTGACGAGATCGCTAAAAACAGAATT gTTTGCAAAACGTTCAATGATGTAGGAAGTAAACTTCTTTCTCGCAGTTTTTACCAATTAGAAAAACGGCATGCAGCTATTCACAAGAGATTTAAATCGCTTCTTCCTCGAAGGGAATCTGAAAGAAAATCCCATCCGCTCTCTAGACACTGTGATATACTTCAAGCTGTGGAGACGAGATTAAGCATGTTAAGCATGACttataaaaagtatatagaAAGTAATATGTTGTGTTTCATACCGGGAAag GTACTGGATGAGATAAAAGGTCTGTTAAAATTGGTGGAAACCAATCAAAATCCCCCTAGAACCCACCAACTTTTACAAGAATTAAGAGATTTGAGTAGCATGGCGATGGAGCATTTTGATGAACACATTTTACCACGTCTACAAGAACAAGTTGATCTTCGATCAGGTGATATTTCGTACAGTACCGCGGCATCCGGATCCAAAACCTCGAGGTTTATATTCGCACACAATTCGCTCTCGAATGAAAttcgaaaagtgaaaaaacagaGTAAATCGCACAAATACCATATCTCCTACTTGGCTCAAAGCactcaaaaattaactcaaaaactaaagaaacaaaataaacacaTGAAAacgcaatttttgaaaatacaagaACAAGCGAATAAAATCCAAGAACAGAATACTAAGATAAGAGAACAAGAAGCCGCCCTGGCGGAAATGAAGAAACACATTGAAGAATGGGACCAGAAACATAAAGATCTACATACCGAATTGGTGCGCGCCAAAGAAGATTTCATGTCTATTGGAGCGCGAGAAAAGACACCAATCgttcaacaaaaattatataaacccCATAGAACTCCCGTATTATCGACGTATTTAGATTTGGAGAGGAAACGGAAAGGGACCACCTCGAATGATGTACCGGTGAAGCAAATTAAGACAGATGATAAAGATGTGCGTTTTAAAAACGAAATATCCGATGACGATGATTGCGGATCTAAATTCACTCGTAGTAAGTTTGGTCAAATCGTGGCTTCTTTACTTCTCAGTCAGCCGATTAATTCGAAGAATAGGAAGAGGAAGATGCAAGAAGATTTAgatttatag